From the Macaca nemestrina isolate mMacNem1 chromosome 7, mMacNem.hap1, whole genome shotgun sequence genome, the window GCAGTGAGGATTGATAACGGCTTTCATCATCTTTTACTGAAACAGGGAGGGAAATGCAAGCCTTAATCTAGGAAGAAGAGAGTCCAAGAGGCTTATAGCTCCACAGAGGGTTTTTCCAATGGAATAAATTTGGTTCTCAGCAAGTGTTTTCGGATTTTTGACACTCAGTAAGACTCATGactggtgcccaggctgttctgaaTGCACCTGTCTCTATAGCTTTGCTGCCAAACGTACTCTGCCAAAAAGGAAGCTTCCTAGCATGGTGCACAGAGTAGAACTGCTATAGTACCACACAGATTCAGGGCAGGCAAAGAGAGTGggccaagaaaaaaatattaaaaggagcTGAATCTGCCTAAAGACACATTTGCTCTGATTTCTGAAATTCTTTCAGAGAGTAAAGAGCAGGTAATAATTCTGCGTTGATGAGGGGAGTCTAGGGATGTTACCAAGTTGTTCACTTCTAAATCAGTCATATCTAAATCACACGCTTGTGAACAAAGTATAGGCAATCTGAAGCCACATACTTTTTAAACTATGTTAGAGTTACAACTACCTAGGAAATGTCATCTTTAACTTCTGGTCTTGGTAAAACTTTTCTTTGCAGAAAGGGTGaagctgggctgggcgtggtggctcaggcctgtaaccccagcacattgggtggccgaggcaggcagatcaactgaaatcaggagttcgagaccagcctggccaacattgtgaaaccctgtttctactaaaaatacaaaaattagctgggcgtggtggcaggcacctgtaatcccagctacctgggaggctgtggcaggacaatcacttgaacctgggaggcggacgttgcagtgagctgagatcctaccattgtactccagactgggcaacaagagtgaaactccatctcaaaagaaaaaaaaaaaaaaaaagaaagatgaagctGATCATATAGAACTTATTAAGATAATTTTGTAAAGAACAAAGATTTTCAAGaggatgaaattttaaaataagagaatattTTGAAACTTTACTACTTAGAAACATAGTTGCCTATttaatgaagctgaaaaaaacATGTATCATCTGGAAACTCTGGTCATGGTCTCCATTTCGAGATAAACTTCATATAACCAACATTACACCTTTGGCTTTGTTGCCAATATCTAACACATGAAGGAAACACAGAAGACAATGCTCTATAACTGCTTCCCATCACTATGACATGGAACAAATGAAAATTTGGGATGTGAAAAGAAAATGGGTAAGATGCTTTCCAATTTTTTGTAGACTTACCATACCTTCGAGACAACTGTATTTAATTCAAAGTTTATCAAGCATAATAATCACttcttttatcaaaataaaagaaaaagaaaaaaaaaacaacatggcAACAGAGTTAACTTATACTACATCCCCAGGAACCACTGAAACGATCCTTAAGATTTTTAGATATAAAACAGGATATACTGtttcaaaagaagagagaaaaaaagcctAAGTTACCAGAATCGTCCAGCTCCTGACCATGAGATATGCCAGCCATGTCTATTTTCTTTAGCTTCTAAGTCAATAAAGCAATTCATCGACTATAATTCCAGATGGTACTGCATCCATTCCACACCTTAAAATTTGGAAGTATTTTTTTGCCTGCTAGTTTAAGAAAAATCTGACTTGTAATGAAAGTCTAGGAGTCAGATGGTACTACCCTTTCCCTTGACTTTCAAGTTTAAGAAAACAAAGCGTTGAGTGATTAAGTGCTCGCACCCAGGTGCAACCTGTGCCGAGGGCATTTTAGGTCTTGCCCAACTAGCACGATGCCTTGTGGAATGCAAGCAACCTCCTCTTATTTCTCTCTGTGACTAAGACAGGCAAGGGAAGATCCATGAAGGTTTCCTTGTGTCACCTACTCCCTGGCTCAACAGGCGTTGCTCTGTATGCTCATTCGTGTTACTGCACCCTTGATCCTGGTGAGAGGGTGGGATGATGGGAGGTGACAGCAGGAAGAGCCCCACACAATCATCTCCTGCTTTGCCCCGTGATCCACTGAAGCACCTGCAGGCTAAGGAAAAGGGGCTCAAGGGCACTCCCAAACTGAGGTCCTCAGTGGAACAGGGACATATGTATACTGTGCCCAGACCACAAGTTAAGACAGCAGCCAGGTATTGGCACGTGGCTTCCTAAGTGAACCACGACACAGTTTAAGTTTAGAAGGAAAAGCTCTTACATAAGCTTTGGGAAACAGGAGTAGGTAACAGTAAATGAGCGAAAAGAACCACTCAAGTAACAGGAAAATATGCCTCTGTACTATATGTCTGGGTGATCAGAGAATGCTTCTAGGTCACTGCCTGTATTACTGGACCCAGGTGTTAAAGATGCCTGCAGCTTGGCCCAAGCCTGGGGGGCCCTGCTCTTGGTGGCTTCTATAAACAGCTGGGTTTGCTCCTTTAGCTGGTCTAGTTCTACCTGAGTTGCCTGGTTCTGACGAATCAACTCCTTGGTTTTCAAAGTGATCTCTAGCAAACCAGATTTGTGTAGGACTACTAGGGTATTCTGAAAGCGCCTATGTTTGCTCTGCCGCTGCTCTGAAAAGATATCTGGGCTGCGGCAGAGGTGCTCTGCAGCCCATAAAGGTGAGCTATAATTAGCGGACAGTGGTGAAAGGGGAGAGTTGCTCTCTAACCCATGGAGAGTGCTGTCTGATGCGCAGACAGGACTGGCGGGGGAAGCGAAGGTCAGACTGGGAGCTTTAGCCACGTGACTGCTGGATACTGGCTGAAGAGTCTGTGGACTTCCACCTGCCACCAGAGAGGGCACACCCTGCAGAGCTGAGTCCTCGGCAAGTTTGGCGCTGGGTGGTGCTGGCGTCGAGGGACTGGACGGAATAGCACCAACCTTGGTTGGCTCACTGGAAGACAAGCTAGGCCCAAGTCTCTCAGTACAGATTTTCTTCTGCACTCCACTTGCTCCTTTTTCTTCTGGGCCAAGGGAAAGGCCCCTTTTGCCTGGATGTGGGGCTATTTTGGTGTAAGAATTCAGAATGGGCAAGTAGTTCCTGGAGTCGGACTTTTTCTCACCAGTGTGGCATGGACTGACAGGAGATGGTACAGGTGGATGAAGGAATAAGAGCTGTGGCTGTGCTGAGATCACTTCAAAGGAGGGCTGGACAGTCCATGACTGGAGCTGGGATGAGCTGCTGCCCTGAAGACAAAGGAGGAGAGCAGCACACTACTCATTACTGCCGAAACGATAGAGGAGTGAAGCTTCTGTCAAAGGGGCAAGCGGATGCTCAAATGTTTAGAACAATTTCAAGGACAGCGCTTCCCTCACATAGTGGTTTGAACATCTATTTGTGTCTGATATCACAAATACTTTCTTAACTTTTTCTAAGGGAAAATTGGAGGAAACACCTATTTTTATTCAAGTGCTAtcactcagaaaaataaatgggtAGGTAAAGCAATGACATAGCTAAGGTCATaactgaaacaataaaaatatgaatttcctGGTGTAAGTTAAAATATGACTTTACACCAAAGTATATCTTCATTTAATTACATCTGGGACCTCTTTTACCTGAAAATAACTTTTGATTAAAAAGTAACAtattgggccgggtgtggtggctcatgcctgtaatcccagtattttgggaggctgagggaggtggatcacctaaggtcaggagttcgagaccagcctggccaacgtgtgaagccccatctctactaaaaatacaaaaaattagctgggcgtggtggtgcatgcctgtagccccagctacttgggaggctgaggcagcagaatcgcttgaacccgggaggtgaagatcgcagtgagccgagattgtgccactgcactccagcctgggcgacagagcaagacttggtttcaaaaacaacaacaataacagaaaaaaagaaaaaacaacccataTTGTCAGGAGTCTATGGGTCCCTGTTTTTAAGGCAGTGACATCCAACAATCATAAAAccattcaaaataataacagctaccaTGTATTGGTGCTGACTATAGGCTACCACTGTGTATAATGTTTTACATGAGTTACTTAATCTATATAACAACCTCATGAGGTAGTTACCATTTCCCTTCATaaacaggaaactgaggcttagaaagttgaaataacttgttttaagtcaccaagttaCTAAGTGATGCCGTTAGGATTCCATCCTCTGTCTGACTCTAAAACCCATCTGAGCCATTCTGCTATACTGCCTTTGTTTTATTACTCCTCAATTATGCATtactttttaattgaagtatTGATTCAGATGAAATCTAATAAAGAAGGACATGGCTACTTGTCTCCAATGTTTGAAAGCCAATCCAGTTCCAACCTGGTCCCAAAAATCTGAGTGTAGATAAAGCCAGGCAAAGGGCAAGTCTGACAAAAGGTTCACATCCTCAGTGGGGTCAGGTGGAGTCATCTGATTTATCTGAAGAACATTAAGAACTATCTTCCCATACATGTACATGCGCAGACCATTTTGCACATTTCAGTTTCTTGGATGCAAGGTTAGGAACTTTAGGCCAACTATAATTCATTTCCCATGCGAAGGCTGGAACGATCTGGAGTCCTCTTGATGTTCAAATATACTCCAGGATATACTAAGGCAAGCAATGCTAGGGCCAGAAACCACATTTCCTTGTCATAGGAGATCCAAAATCAAGAGGTCTTTTGAAGTAGAGATCAGCCTGTTCCAGCTCAGTCAGAAGCAAAACTTCATGCCCTCTCTAGGGATGACCTACTAGGCAAATGGATCTGGAAAATATCTAATGCATTGCTTTCCCATGCTTTTACTGGACTGTACTTCCTAATGCTACTGTTATGCCCACTGTCCTAACAGATACTTAGCTGACTTGTTCTAATTATTAGATTTTACAAATTGTATTATTCATGTTGAAATCACCTGAGGGAATACGGAACAAAATTTTAGACTTGGACAGGATCTCAGAATCATTTCACATAAACCCTTCatattaaagatgaagaaactgatatCCATCATGGTTAATTATGTACAAGATCACACTGTCTAGTGACAGAGATGGAATCAgactctcaaaagaaaaatatctaaaaccAAGCAGCCATAATCAAGACATTACACAATATGCAGAGGGTTTTAAATatgtaacattattttaattttagaatatgcTGGATTctagtatgttttttaaaaacgaaaacaaaactaGACTACTCCCTTAGGTCAGCCTCTTAGCTCCTGATCAGACCCAGGAGCCTTTCTGGCGGGTCTTTGTCCTGAAGAATGTGGCTCTGCTGGAAAAGCCTACTCACTCCGTAACTGTGTGTGTGGGCTGTTCTCAGCCTTCTGGAGCTGCCAGCCTAGCCTACAACAAAGAAGGGatataaacacagacacacaagaaAAGGACAAGGAAGccagagaggaaggcagggagaaaaAGAATTGGGAGAAAGGAAGCCCAGGAGAAGCACTGACAGACTGGTGGGGCCAGGGCAATCTCACGTGGGCTTCATTTCCtgtctctattatttcttttcctttcaataAGGAGAGCCATGCTTCCAGCTGAGATATGATTTACCAAGCAAAAATCTTCAAATTCCTTTTCAGAACTCACCAGGCtgccttgttgaaaatcagtttgTGTTCCTCATACATAACTAGGTAATAGCTAAGACATTAAGATTTCCTGTCGGGTTAAAGCCATGTTCTAACCTTTTACCCTAAGGAGGGAAAAGTCAACTACTCAAGCCAGATTTCAAATTTCACTATCTTCAAGTAGCCTCATCAATGAACCCATATCAGAACTGATATATTTTCAGAGGAAAGTACGGTAAGACTAAATTTCTTTGGCTGAAATCAATCTTTTCTATTCTCAAACTTCTCTATTCTAACTTAACCAAGTTTATATGATCAAGTTCTCAGTTTCGAACACTAGAGCTTAACTTAGATTTTCATCTAAATCTTTTCTTTCATATCTAAACAATAATCATATAATATACACAGTTATGTAATGAAGCCCCAAACAGGATGTGTTTCCACGCCACAACAATGCTGTGTGGATTCTGCTGGTATTCCCATACTTGAACCAGGAGCAGCTTCGTCACTAATGATGGGCTCTGGCTGACTACTAAGAAAATGCTCAGTGTATGACATAAGAAACAGGGAAATTGCCTCTACTTCTGAGATAAATGCATTCTACATTCTTAAATTCCCAGGGCAATTCATATTAAAAAGAGCTTCTTTTGTTTCTACCCTAAACTCTGCCACATGTTAGAATGCACCACTGAAGTTATGCCATTTCTGCTTGGTTCCTCTATATACATTTCAGGGTCCCTTTGGACAAACTatgaatacagaaataaaacaaccTAGCTGTCTCAAAAATGAGAACACACATCATGATTCTCgtattcctttttaaaacagtGTCACACTTGAAAGATAACATCTGCTCCCCAGGAGAGAAAGTACACATTGGTGTGGTTCTAGTGGTCTGTTTCTAAAATCTCTCCTTGGCAGAGAATATAAATCTCTTCCTTTATACACAGGAAGCtcagaaatttttatttgcaAAGCCTTTAGGTGATATTAGTCCTCCTCACCTGTTTGACCAGCACATTCTTCATGACGACCATGGGAGACAGGGTAGGGAAGGCATTCTTTGCAGTTTTGGAGTTCTGCCTCGGCCTGTCTTCTCTGCTCCAGCCTAAGGCGCTCAGCATGTCCTCGGACTCCATCTGCTCTGCGGAGCTCAGACATTCCGAGCTCCCATCTGGTGGGCAGAAGAATGGTCAATTCACTTAGGCTCTAGACTAGAGGTTCTTAACCAGGCTCCTAAGGAGCTATGGACCTCTTGAAATTGAAAGCAACACTTGTGATGtgtttttgtgaattttattAAGAAGGAGGCTTTTAGCTTTCATTGGCTTTTCAACGGGATCCATAATTAATCCCTCCTCCACCAAAGATTAAGAATTATTGCCCTAGGACAATTTTGATTTCCTTTCTAACTCTCTTACAGACAAAAACCTGCCTCAATTAGGGCTCACATGAAAGTAATCATCACCAGTCTACAGGATAAATGAGTTCGAGGCTTCAACGTTAGTTTATTACTTTTGAGAATCTGTTGTTGAGAAAGGAGATGGGTATGGCCCAAGGTAGGATTAAGACCTTCAGAGGCTCTGGGTACCCCAAGAggtaattacatttaaaaaaacaaaaccaatctgTAAACCTCAAAACAACTGCATTTTATCCAGTTTAAGGAAGACTGTATGACTAGAAGGATATGCATCAATGGAAATATTATTTAGAATCTCCACtgacccttttaaaaaaattataaatgttggGATCCTTCCCTTGATCTACTGAAGTGATTTACCTGGTTCCATAGTAGCGtattttcacaaaacacaagtaATCCAAATGTACACCTCTAGTTAAGAACCATTAGACCGAAAACGAATGAGCCCAGAAGCAATGTACATATTGagtgcccagatcttggtttctaaatgccATTCTGCACATAAAGGAAAtgagggctccttggagaaacagCTGATTCCAAGACTTTGACAGGGAAGATACGAGATAAGCCTGGACAGCTTGTTGtcccagaaagcaaagaagtgcTCAAAACACTAACAGAGACATGTCAAAGAGACACAAGAGCTATCTTGAAGGGACTCCCGCTGGTCA encodes:
- the LOC105495853 gene encoding CLOCK-interacting pacemaker, which encodes MERKNPSRESPRRLSAKVGKGTEMKKVARQLGMAAAESDKDSGFSDGSSECLSSAEQMESEDMLSALGWSREDRPRQNSKTAKNAFPTLSPMVVMKNVLVKQGSSSSQLQSWTVQPSFEVISAQPQLLFLHPPVPSPVSPCHTGEKKSDSRNYLPILNSYTKIAPHPGKRGLSLGPEEKGASGVQKKICTERLGPSLSSSEPTKVGAIPSSPSTPAPPSAKLAEDSALQGVPSLVAGGSPQTLQPVSSSHVAKAPSLTFASPASPVCASDSTLHGLESNSPLSPLSANYSSPLWAAEHLCRSPDIFSEQRQSKHRRFQNTLVVLHKSGLLEITLKTKELIRQNQATQVELDQLKEQTQLFIEATKSRAPQAWAKLQASLTPGSSNTGSDLEAFSDHPDI